Sequence from the Bubalus kerabau isolate K-KA32 ecotype Philippines breed swamp buffalo chromosome 17, PCC_UOA_SB_1v2, whole genome shotgun sequence genome:
TGAGTGCGGGGGCGCTGGGAGCGCTGCAGGTAAGGGCGGGGGTGGGCCAGTGAAGCGGGTGCAGGGGGTTGGGGGCTGGTGTGGGCGCTTGCCAGGCGCTCCTTGACGCCCCCCGACCCCCGCCGGGCCCCCAGCTCCCGGGAGTGTTGACACGGCTGCGGGCAGACCTGTTCTCCTACCTGAGGCACGTGCAGTGGCTGCGACGTTCAGGAGGCCCTTCCCTGCGGACCCTGGAGCCCGAGCTGGGCACCCTGCAGGCCCGGCTGGACCGGCTGCTGCGCCGGCTGCAGCTCCTGGTACGATGACCTGGCCCTGAGCCCCCGGACTCCAGGCCCATTCTGAGACCCTCTCTCTGTGTCCCTGAGGCCCCAGACTCCAGGCCCACTCTGAgaccctctccccatgtccctgAGGTCCCGGACTCCAGGCCCACTCTGAGACCCTCTCTCTGTGTCCCTGAGGCCCCAGACTCCAGGCCCACTCTGAgaccctctccccatgtccctgAGGTCCCGGACTCCAGGCCCACTCTGAGacacgcccccaccccacccccaccgccatgTCCCTGAGGCCCTGGACTCCAGGGCACTCTAAGACCCTCTCTCTGTGTCCCCGAGGCCCCGGACTCCAGGCCCACTCTGAGACCCTCCCCCTGTCCCTGAGCCCCTGGACTCCGAAGTCCTGCCTGGAAACTCTAAACTCTCACCTGGAGACTCAGACCCCATGATCTTGTGACTCCGAGTCTCCCACCCTGAAGTCCTAAGATTTGAGAGTCCAAACCCTCATCCCAAGACCTGGAGACCTTGGCCCCAAGACAGGAAGATTCCAGACCCCAAGCCCAGGGAATTCTGAACCTCCAGACCCTGagacacccccgccccccccccacacacacaccctggccCTGAGATCCTGACACCTTAAGACCCCAGACCCTATAAGGATGAGCTCTGATTCAAAACCAGCCTGGAGTCCCTCGCTCTGCAAGCCCCAGACCCCAGGGACCTAGATCCTGAGATCTCCAACAAGAAGACCGCAGACCTTGAGCCCTGAGTCCCCAAGAGCTCAGACCTAGGTTGTGACCCCTTAAGACCCCAAGACCCTGCCTTTCTAAACCCCAGACCCAAGACCCTGAGGTGGTAAGACTTCAGTCCTCAGTTCCTGGACATAAGCCCAAAGGCCCTGGAACTCAGACTCCGATTCTCAGCTCTGAGACCCCAGACTGGAGGCCCCAGCCCTCATCCATGAGTGTCTGAGCTTGATCCCAGAGACCTCACATCTAAGACCTCAGCCCCAGGATCCCAGCCCTGACCTTACagacccaccccagccccctgaaCTTGACTCTGGAACCCCATCCTCAAATTTCTGAACTCAGCATCCTGCAGGACTCTCTCCCTTGACACCCCAGCTTCCAGCCCCGAGATGCTGTGGAAATAGGACCCCTGGCCCTCCTCCAACCCTGGTTCAGCACAGGCCTCAAACCCCTCCCCCTTACTTGGACACCCTATTGCACCCCTGGCCTGACGCTAACCCTCTGTTCTCTCCTGGCAGATGTCCCGCCTGGCCCTGCCCCAGGCACCCCCAGACCCTCCGGCACCCCCCCTGGCACCCCCGGCCTCAGCCTGGGGGGGCATCCGGGCGGCCCACGCCATCCTGGGGGGGCTGCAGCTGACGCTCGACTGGGCCGTGcggggcctgctgctgctgaagACTCGGCTGTGACCCTCCGCCCAGAGCCACCAGCGCCATTCAAAGCcagatcttatttatttatttattttgggatgGAGTTGTGGCGGTCAGAGTATTTccaccccccccctccccactccattcTCTCCTAGTTAGAGACGATCCCTCCAGGATCCGTCCCGGAGACCTGGGCAGAGGGGCATCTGTGCcttatttatacttatttatttaacaggGGTGGTGGGAGGCAAGTGGACTCCAGGGTCCATGAGGAGGAGGGAACTTGGCTCCCAGATTCGTGGGTCTCTAATAAGTCTGGCCACAGGGTctccctgacccccacccctCTGGGCCTGGGCAGGagcatattattatttattaaactaTTAACTTTTTAtgttggggtgggcagggagggggaaaGGAGGCCTGGGTTTTTGTACAAAAATGTGAGAAACCTTTGTGAGATGGAGAAGAGGGAATTAAATTCGTCATACACATCCACTTAGAGGTGATTtctctgggggctgggggctcgaTGCTGGGGTCCCTGGGGGGGGGACTATCTACTCTCTGGGTCACCCCCAGAGACCATGAGTTCTTGGTGCTGCTTCTGAGCCTCACCTGGTGGCCAGCATTTCATAGGCACTCAATAATTAGAAAGATTCAGAAGTTTACTAGTACAGGGCAAAGTTGCAAGTTCAAGGCTGTCCTTTATGGCAGTGTTTACAACAGCAAATTGAAAACAGACTAGATGCCCAACAGTAGGGGATGGTTATATAAATTATAGTGCCTACCT
This genomic interval carries:
- the IL11 gene encoding interleukin-11; translation: MSAGALGALQLPGVLTRLRADLFSYLRHVQWLRRSGGPSLRTLEPELGTLQARLDRLLRRLQLLMSRLALPQAPPDPPAPPLAPPASAWGGIRAAHAILGGLQLTLDWAVRGLLLLKTRL